In Streptomyces chartreusis NRRL 3882, the following are encoded in one genomic region:
- a CDS encoding hemerythrin domain-containing protein, which translates to MGHGGNVIQELTADHREVDDLFSQIEALPGADERRRELADRLTMELIRHSVAEEEYLYPTVRRYVDGGDDLADKELADHGEVERMLKELEGCRPGDGRFDTLIVRLKNAVTAHVGDEENRLFPMLADVCSADALEELGEKVRSAKEHAPTRPHPSAPDTPPANKLLAPGTGMVDRLRDMLTGRGKQD; encoded by the coding sequence ATGGGCCACGGCGGAAACGTCATCCAGGAACTGACCGCGGATCACCGCGAGGTGGACGACCTCTTCTCGCAGATCGAAGCGCTGCCGGGGGCCGACGAGCGGCGACGTGAACTGGCGGACCGGCTCACCATGGAGCTGATCCGGCACTCGGTGGCCGAGGAGGAGTACCTGTACCCGACGGTGCGCCGGTACGTCGACGGCGGGGACGACCTCGCCGACAAGGAGCTCGCCGACCACGGCGAAGTGGAGCGCATGCTCAAGGAGCTCGAAGGCTGCCGGCCCGGGGACGGGCGTTTCGACACCCTGATCGTGCGGCTGAAGAACGCCGTCACGGCCCATGTCGGCGACGAGGAGAACCGGCTCTTCCCGATGCTGGCCGACGTCTGCTCCGCCGATGCCCTGGAGGAGCTGGGTGAGAAGGTCCGCTCGGCCAAGGAGCACGCCCCCACCCGCCCGCACCCCTCGGCGCCGGACACCCCACCCGCCAACAAACTCCTCGCGCCCGGTACCGGCATGGTCGACCGCCTGCGCGACATGCTCACAGGCCGCGGAAAGCAGGACTGA
- a CDS encoding helix-turn-helix transcriptional regulator: protein MRADRLVSLVLLLRQRGRLTADTLARELEVSTRTVLRDIEALSAAGVPVYAERGRHGGFALSPGFRTELTGLNHDEALALLTAGSGRGEQVFGLGSALASAMRKVVDALPEGHRATASDAAQRFLVDPESDLLSRRLVTEEVPDTIMIEVRRAVLAGHKLRIHYAATGQTPQWRTVDPIGLVTVRDRGYLLATRSGADRTYRLSRVLAAEELPETAQRPNRVDLDRVWRERSAQFLFGGDHITVLVRVNPARREDLLDAALAVRAEDPEADGWLRLEVTFQDSRHAEWALWQLSTDAEALAPQSLRTALRDRATAIAACYGDSS from the coding sequence ATGCGCGCCGACCGGTTGGTCTCGCTGGTTCTGCTGCTGCGTCAGCGCGGTCGGCTGACTGCGGACACGCTGGCCAGGGAGCTGGAGGTGTCCACCCGCACCGTGCTGCGCGACATCGAGGCGCTGTCCGCGGCCGGCGTCCCGGTCTACGCCGAACGCGGCCGGCACGGCGGGTTCGCGTTGTCGCCCGGTTTCCGGACCGAGCTCACCGGTCTGAACCACGACGAGGCCCTTGCCTTGCTGACCGCCGGATCAGGGCGGGGCGAGCAGGTGTTCGGCCTCGGCTCGGCGCTCGCTTCGGCCATGCGGAAGGTGGTCGACGCGCTGCCCGAAGGCCACCGGGCCACCGCGAGCGACGCGGCCCAGCGATTTCTCGTCGACCCGGAGAGCGATCTGCTCTCACGTCGGCTGGTCACCGAAGAGGTGCCCGACACCATCATGATCGAGGTCCGGCGCGCGGTGCTCGCCGGCCACAAACTGCGCATCCACTACGCGGCCACGGGCCAGACACCACAGTGGCGCACGGTGGACCCGATCGGCCTGGTCACCGTACGCGACCGTGGCTACTTGCTGGCCACGAGATCTGGCGCGGACCGCACCTACCGGCTGTCGCGGGTGTTGGCTGCTGAAGAGCTCCCGGAAACGGCACAGCGCCCGAATCGGGTCGATCTGGACCGGGTCTGGCGGGAACGTTCCGCGCAGTTCCTCTTCGGTGGCGATCACATCACCGTCCTGGTACGGGTGAACCCGGCGCGACGGGAGGACCTTCTGGACGCCGCGCTGGCCGTCCGCGCAGAAGACCCCGAGGCAGACGGCTGGCTGCGGCTGGAGGTGACCTTCCAGGACTCACGACACGCCGAATGGGCGCTTTGGCAGCTGAGCACGGACGCGGAAGCCCTGGCCCCGCAGTCGTTGCGCACCGCCCTGCGCGACCGTGCGACTGCGATCGCCGCCTGCTACGGCGACTCGTCCTGA
- a CDS encoding polyketide synthase, translated as MAAYLCPPAVIHGEHSVTTSQIVAEVSDRHPHAAWAPRIDGIAASTGIDTRGWMLPLETAVAPGSGSALRAVGIEPAQEALARGGFTQQDVDRAIATLETIPAPQTIQERTAPAWEAVRSYGERAARGALQIAGLDAADIDCVITSNSTTPALPGLDIALANKLQLRSDVMMLPATQWACIAGTRSLALAADLVAADPDRVVLIVIAEALSTTYQPADDTLESLIVRLLFADTAVAAVVTGRPRPESVLRLDAAWHHTLPGTQDLHRLETRADGTHFVMDRRGPRAVQETVTAMWEWLRVRYQDEPDSWHPDVLLAHPGGTRVLEYMEQTMPAAWPSGLLDYSRDSYTSGNRGGAAVFDILRRAHDAGQQKPGNRAVLYAAAPGLTATALEGEWL; from the coding sequence ATGGCCGCTTACCTCTGCCCTCCTGCCGTGATACACGGCGAGCACTCCGTAACTACCAGCCAGATCGTGGCAGAGGTGAGCGACCGGCACCCGCACGCGGCATGGGCGCCGCGGATCGACGGCATCGCGGCCAGTACGGGCATCGACACCCGCGGGTGGATGCTGCCGCTGGAGACCGCCGTCGCGCCCGGCAGCGGCAGCGCCCTGCGGGCCGTCGGCATCGAGCCGGCCCAAGAGGCGCTGGCCCGCGGCGGGTTCACCCAGCAGGACGTGGACCGCGCGATCGCCACCCTCGAGACCATACCCGCGCCGCAGACCATTCAGGAGCGCACAGCGCCGGCCTGGGAGGCCGTCCGGTCCTACGGGGAGCGTGCGGCGCGCGGGGCCTTGCAGATAGCCGGGCTCGACGCCGCGGACATCGACTGCGTGATCACCAGTAACTCCACCACCCCGGCGCTGCCGGGTCTGGACATAGCCCTGGCCAACAAGCTTCAGCTGCGCAGTGACGTGATGATGCTGCCGGCGACGCAGTGGGCCTGTATCGCGGGGACCCGCTCCCTGGCCCTGGCGGCAGATCTCGTGGCCGCGGACCCCGACCGGGTGGTCCTGATCGTCATCGCGGAGGCGCTGAGCACGACCTACCAGCCCGCGGACGACACCCTTGAGTCTCTGATCGTCCGGTTGCTGTTCGCGGACACCGCGGTCGCCGCGGTGGTCACGGGCCGCCCGAGGCCCGAGTCGGTGCTGCGGCTGGACGCCGCCTGGCACCACACCCTGCCCGGCACGCAGGACCTGCACCGCCTGGAGACACGGGCGGACGGCACCCACTTCGTCATGGACCGGCGCGGACCGCGCGCCGTGCAGGAGACGGTCACCGCGATGTGGGAGTGGCTGCGCGTCCGTTACCAGGACGAGCCCGACTCCTGGCACCCCGACGTTCTGCTCGCGCACCCCGGCGGGACCCGGGTGCTGGAGTACATGGAGCAAACGATGCCCGCCGCGTGGCCGTCGGGGCTGCTGGACTACAGCCGGGACAGCTACACCAGCGGCAACCGCGGAGGCGCCGCCGTGTTCGACATCCTGCGGCGGGCGCATGACGCCGGGCAGCAGAAGCCCGGCAATCGCGCCGTTCTGTACGCGGCGGCACCGGGTCTCACCGCGACCGCCCTGGAAGGGGAGTGGCTCTAG
- a CDS encoding MFS transporter yields MYAYEVAWLIADMAGNRTVADQLDEAILRLDPQHEQALARQTRKAATAPGLKAAQAATLYADALAAAPDSAPMRSGLDDASYRLLRGIRWLAMLCLALAGVGIDLYATEGETQKTGVAAAAGPGGLGHGLRPADHPDPVDGTHGPASAVPGGSAGDVGDDVVRPGQGRLKTSRWTVESGHPTAQTLRQVVSAHGMMRRVDPMNDTPDRPRTRWGIFAQRDFRLLWVGETVSGLGNSITVVALPLIAVEVLDAGATAVGLLAASVWLPWLLVGLPVGAWVDRMRKRPLMIACDLVAVAALVSIPLAAWLDALTFQHLLVAALTCGTAAVCFNTAYHSYIRIVLDGRDLLEGNAKLQGSEAATRVAGPGAAGLLAQAFGAVFALLVDAVTFLVSAVCLKRIGVVEPDTTPHEERAPLRQQISEGLRFVGRDRYLRPMVAWGAVINMALMGYQAVQVVFLVRTVGLNPAMVGLLLTSGSTGGIVGALVATRVSRRFGTARGLLLLQIATAPFVLLLPMTTPGPGLALFAMGSFLVGTGISVANIVVGSFRQTYCPPHMLGRVVATAMMINHSTIPIGSLLGGMLGDAVGYRPAMWIMTGIVAPSWLILAMSPMRRERDLPQTHELEQAHTKG; encoded by the coding sequence GTGTACGCCTACGAGGTGGCCTGGCTGATCGCCGACATGGCGGGCAACCGGACCGTCGCCGACCAGCTCGACGAGGCCATCCTCCGGCTCGACCCGCAGCACGAGCAGGCCCTGGCCCGGCAGACGAGGAAGGCGGCCACCGCACCCGGCCTCAAGGCGGCGCAGGCCGCCACCCTGTACGCCGACGCGCTGGCCGCCGCCCCGGACTCCGCGCCGATGCGCAGCGGCCTGGACGACGCCTCCTACCGTCTGCTGCGCGGCATCCGCTGGCTGGCCATGCTCTGCCTGGCCCTCGCCGGGGTGGGCATCGACCTGTACGCGACGGAGGGTGAGACCCAAAAAACGGGAGTTGCCGCTGCCGCTGGGCCAGGCGGCCTGGGCCATGGTCTGCGCCCTGCTGATCACCCAGATCCCGTGGACGGAACGCACGGTCCCGCAAGTGCTGTTCCGGGCGGGTCTGCCGGCGACGTTGGCGACGATGTGGTGAGACCGGGGCAAGGACGGCTGAAGACGAGCCGGTGGACCGTGGAGTCGGGGCACCCAACTGCACAAACACTGCGGCAGGTTGTAAGTGCTCACGGCATGATGCGTCGGGTGGACCCGATGAATGACACGCCGGACCGGCCCCGAACGCGGTGGGGGATATTCGCCCAACGGGACTTTCGCCTGCTCTGGGTGGGCGAGACCGTGAGTGGGCTGGGTAACAGCATCACCGTGGTGGCCTTGCCGCTGATCGCGGTCGAGGTGCTGGACGCCGGCGCCACCGCCGTCGGTCTGCTCGCTGCGTCGGTGTGGTTGCCCTGGCTGCTGGTGGGCCTGCCGGTGGGGGCATGGGTGGACCGGATGCGCAAACGGCCCCTGATGATCGCGTGTGATCTGGTGGCCGTCGCGGCACTGGTGAGCATTCCGCTGGCGGCGTGGCTCGACGCACTCACCTTTCAGCACCTGCTGGTCGCCGCGTTGACCTGCGGCACTGCGGCGGTGTGCTTCAACACCGCCTACCACTCGTACATCCGGATCGTGCTCGACGGCCGCGACCTCCTGGAGGGCAACGCCAAGCTGCAGGGCAGCGAGGCCGCCACCCGGGTCGCCGGGCCGGGGGCGGCGGGGCTGCTCGCCCAGGCGTTCGGCGCGGTCTTCGCGCTCCTGGTCGACGCGGTGACGTTCCTGGTCTCCGCGGTCTGCCTGAAGCGGATCGGCGTGGTCGAGCCGGACACCACTCCGCACGAGGAACGCGCCCCCCTTCGGCAGCAGATCTCCGAAGGGCTCCGCTTCGTGGGCCGGGACCGGTACCTGCGGCCGATGGTCGCCTGGGGTGCCGTGATCAACATGGCGCTGATGGGCTACCAGGCGGTCCAGGTCGTGTTCCTGGTCCGCACCGTCGGGCTGAACCCGGCCATGGTCGGACTGCTGCTGACCAGCGGCAGCACCGGCGGCATCGTGGGCGCCCTGGTGGCCACCAGGGTCAGCCGACGGTTCGGCACCGCCCGCGGGCTGCTTCTCCTGCAGATCGCCACCGCGCCGTTCGTGCTCCTCCTGCCCATGACCACGCCCGGACCGGGGCTGGCGCTGTTCGCGATGGGATCCTTCCTCGTCGGGACCGGCATCTCCGTGGCCAACATCGTGGTCGGCAGCTTCCGGCAGACCTACTGCCCGCCACACATGCTCGGCCGGGTCGTGGCCACGGCCATGATGATCAACCACAGCACCATCCCGATCGGGTCTCTGCTCGGCGGCATGCTCGGCGACGCCGTCGGATACCGGCCTGCCATGTGGATCATGACGGGCATCGTCGCACCCTCCTGGCTCATCCTCGCCATGAGCCCGATGCGCCGCGAGCGTGACCTCCCGCAGACCCACGAGCTGGAACAGGCGCACACCAAGGGCTGA
- a CDS encoding YSIRK-type signal peptide-containing protein (The YSIRK form of extended signal peptide directs nascent proteins to the cross-wall site, while signal peptides lacking YSIRK direct proteins instead to the cell pole. A large fraction of YSIRK proteins are surface proteins anchored by sortase-mediated processing of a C-terminal LPXTG motif.), which yields MKLRKLALGIASAAAAFSLAAATPASAQEDRGVTHAVKAPADYEFVTYYYWLEDCRQAGYQGQKDGVWTKWKCIDGSWIPGDDYELWVVYK from the coding sequence ATGAAGCTCCGTAAGCTCGCACTGGGAATCGCGTCCGCTGCTGCTGCCTTTTCCCTGGCCGCAGCCACTCCGGCAAGCGCGCAGGAGGACCGGGGGGTGACGCACGCGGTGAAGGCCCCGGCCGACTACGAGTTCGTCACCTACTACTACTGGCTCGAGGACTGCCGTCAGGCCGGCTACCAGGGCCAGAAGGACGGGGTCTGGACGAAGTGGAAGTGCATCGACGGTAGCTGGATACCCGGCGACGACTATGAGCTCTGGGTCGTCTACAAGTAA
- a CDS encoding RidA family protein, giving the protein MERTAVNPVTWSTEVGFNQGEVVSGHTRTLYISGQTAMSDEGKPQHDGDMAAQLALSIDNLEAVLDGADMSLANVVRLNVYTTDVDLLFQHYGVLAGRLAAAGVAPTTTMLGVTRLAIPGQLVELEGTAVA; this is encoded by the coding sequence GTGGAACGAACGGCGGTCAACCCGGTGACGTGGTCGACGGAGGTGGGATTCAACCAGGGTGAGGTCGTCTCCGGGCACACCCGGACCCTGTACATCTCGGGGCAGACTGCGATGAGCGACGAGGGCAAGCCCCAGCATGACGGTGACATGGCGGCGCAGTTGGCGCTGAGCATCGACAACCTGGAGGCCGTGCTCGACGGGGCCGACATGTCTCTGGCGAACGTCGTCCGGCTCAACGTCTACACGACCGACGTCGATCTGCTTTTCCAGCACTACGGCGTGCTGGCCGGGCGGTTGGCCGCCGCCGGTGTGGCGCCTACCACCACGATGCTCGGGGTGACGCGGCTGGCGATTCCCGGCCAGCTGGTCGAGCTTGAGGGAACCGCCGTCGCGTGA
- a CDS encoding SpoIIE family protein phosphatase → MDSTPSPSSPSAFDLVSRALGRYIPRGGADAAADPADAQGDRTTRRHVPGDPAAGGQEQILGAVNLDRDLIITRCNLDAPVFAGLDAVAGKPFVDLLPPGDVPTVTRRLRQVVETGEAHVARIQRLRRGDGSELVVSMSILPAAAPEEGLTVSLIAMARRLHLYAAETAIGTSLDIGETAQSLAESLLAWGDVAAVDLDFAVWTGEGVTGRAKGPIRLRRAALVPDRAWPEGYVTPGDDLPRDASRLLAQAVLRDDAPQTIVIPDREAVERVFASPRVARALVPGERSAGVACIPLVLDGAPPVVLGVAEVWRRADCPFRDSELFDLQELVARTAHHVDLARQHQREHTQVLALQRRLLPRTGGDTIQIASVYQPATPDSAGVGGDWVNSFPLPDGRTALVVGDVVGHGLGAAATMGQLSMEARALLSAGLAPDEVLEHLDETVTLLDDAESGLAAGYSALGSTCCIALYDPVSHHVALSSAGHLPPVLVSPDGHAGPLAVRPHPGLGAEFALREPFDVHTFDAPPGSLLALYTDGLVEDPAVSIDEGIGRLADAVSTVHPWDALQQAARHVVSVLAPARQRDDVTLLLARMIGYRKGDTATWRLPARRDAPARARAQVSALLRQWRTRDDTRDSVVLLVSELVTNAVRFATGPITVRLIRAGHGLLCEVGDTGNGRPLLRRGGLLDDGGRGLGVVHRVTTRWGVRWTDTGKVVWAEVAR, encoded by the coding sequence ATGGACTCCACACCGTCGCCCTCGTCCCCATCGGCGTTCGACCTGGTCAGTCGCGCCCTGGGGCGCTACATCCCGCGCGGTGGAGCGGACGCGGCCGCCGATCCTGCCGACGCGCAGGGTGACCGCACCACGCGCCGGCACGTACCCGGTGACCCGGCAGCCGGCGGTCAGGAGCAGATCCTCGGCGCGGTCAACCTGGACAGGGATCTGATCATCACCCGCTGCAATCTGGACGCCCCCGTATTCGCGGGTCTGGACGCCGTGGCCGGGAAGCCGTTCGTCGATCTCCTGCCCCCGGGGGACGTACCGACGGTCACGCGGCGGTTGCGGCAGGTCGTGGAGACCGGAGAGGCGCACGTCGCCCGCATCCAGCGCCTGCGGCGCGGCGACGGGTCGGAGCTGGTGGTCTCGATGAGCATCCTGCCCGCAGCGGCGCCTGAGGAGGGCCTGACCGTCTCGTTGATCGCCATGGCGAGGAGGTTGCACCTTTACGCGGCCGAGACCGCGATCGGTACCTCGCTGGACATCGGCGAGACCGCGCAGTCGCTGGCGGAGTCGCTGTTGGCCTGGGGAGACGTGGCCGCCGTCGACCTCGACTTCGCCGTGTGGACGGGCGAGGGCGTCACCGGTCGGGCGAAGGGTCCCATCCGACTGCGGCGAGCGGCCCTGGTGCCGGACCGGGCGTGGCCCGAGGGCTATGTGACTCCGGGCGACGATCTTCCCCGCGACGCGAGTCGCCTGCTGGCGCAGGCGGTACTGCGGGACGATGCTCCGCAGACCATCGTCATACCCGACCGTGAGGCGGTCGAGCGGGTATTCGCCAGTCCGCGGGTCGCGCGTGCCCTGGTGCCCGGTGAGCGGTCGGCGGGTGTGGCGTGCATACCACTGGTCCTGGACGGCGCGCCGCCCGTCGTCCTGGGCGTGGCGGAGGTCTGGCGGCGGGCGGACTGCCCCTTCCGCGACAGCGAGCTGTTCGACCTGCAAGAACTGGTGGCCAGGACCGCCCATCACGTCGATCTGGCTCGTCAGCACCAGCGCGAGCACACGCAGGTGCTGGCGTTGCAGCGTCGGCTCCTGCCCCGGACCGGCGGCGACACCATCCAGATCGCCAGCGTCTACCAGCCCGCCACACCCGACAGCGCGGGTGTCGGGGGCGACTGGGTGAACAGCTTTCCGCTGCCTGACGGCCGTACCGCCCTGGTGGTCGGTGACGTCGTCGGGCATGGCCTGGGAGCCGCGGCAACGATGGGCCAGCTCAGTATGGAGGCCCGCGCGCTGCTGTCCGCGGGGCTCGCGCCCGACGAGGTACTGGAGCACCTGGACGAGACCGTGACGCTGCTGGACGACGCGGAGTCCGGGCTGGCGGCCGGCTACAGCGCCCTGGGGTCGACGTGCTGCATCGCCCTCTACGACCCGGTCAGCCACCACGTGGCGCTGTCCAGCGCAGGCCACCTCCCCCCGGTCCTGGTCTCCCCGGACGGGCACGCGGGCCCGCTCGCGGTCCGCCCGCACCCCGGCCTGGGCGCCGAGTTCGCGCTGCGGGAGCCGTTCGACGTGCACACGTTCGACGCACCCCCGGGCTCCCTGCTCGCCCTCTACACCGACGGCCTGGTGGAGGATCCGGCCGTGTCGATCGACGAGGGCATCGGCAGGCTGGCGGATGCCGTGTCCACGGTGCATCCCTGGGACGCCCTGCAGCAGGCCGCACGGCACGTCGTCTCCGTGCTGGCGCCCGCGCGCCAGCGCGACGATGTGACGCTGCTGCTCGCGCGGATGATCGGCTACCGCAAGGGGGACACCGCGACCTGGCGGCTGCCCGCCCGCCGCGACGCCCCCGCCCGTGCCCGCGCGCAGGTCTCCGCGCTGCTGAGGCAATGGCGCACCAGGGACGACACCCGGGACAGCGTGGTGCTGCTGGTCAGCGAGCTGGTCACGAACGCGGTGCGCTTCGCCACCGGTCCCATCACGGTACGGCTGATCAGGGCCGGTCACGGCCTGCTGTGCGAGGTGGGCGACACCGGCAACGGCAGGCCACTTCTGAGGCGGGGCGGACTGCTCGACGACGGCGGTCGTGGCCTGGGCGTCGTGCACAGGGTCACCACCCGGTGGGGAGTGCGGTGGACGGACACCGGGAAGGTGGTCTGGGCGGAAGTCGCGAGGTAG
- a CDS encoding pyridoxamine 5'-phosphate oxidase family protein — translation MHHDERADRPGSHGEHQIQRELGTVGRADRFYDEQVLDRLNPRMKEFVARQEMFFLATADSHGECDSTFRAGPPGFLRVLDDTTLAYPEYRGNGVMASLGNIRENPHIGMLMIDFSQDRIGLHVNGRAQLVTDDTMRQRVPDLPVDPVPGRRPHMWVEVEVEEAYIHCSKHIPRLVKAPVRQNTSSADRSAGDGEQAWGTDDARRKGGDYFGAAAQERGLTPR, via the coding sequence TTGCACCACGATGAGCGGGCAGACCGGCCCGGTAGCCACGGCGAGCACCAGATCCAACGTGAGTTGGGCACGGTCGGCCGCGCCGACCGCTTCTACGACGAGCAGGTTCTGGACCGGCTCAACCCACGTATGAAGGAGTTCGTGGCCCGCCAGGAGATGTTCTTCCTCGCGACTGCGGACAGTCACGGCGAGTGCGACAGCACCTTCCGGGCCGGCCCGCCGGGGTTTCTCCGGGTACTCGACGACACGACCCTGGCATACCCGGAGTACCGCGGGAACGGCGTCATGGCCTCGCTCGGCAACATCCGGGAGAACCCACACATCGGCATGCTGATGATCGACTTCTCTCAGGACCGCATCGGTCTCCATGTGAACGGCCGCGCACAGCTGGTCACCGATGACACGATGCGCCAGAGGGTTCCAGACCTACCGGTCGATCCGGTACCCGGCCGCCGCCCCCACATGTGGGTGGAGGTCGAGGTCGAGGAGGCGTACATCCACTGCTCGAAGCACATACCGAGGCTGGTCAAAGCACCGGTCCGGCAGAACACCAGCAGTGCGGACCGTTCCGCCGGCGACGGCGAGCAGGCCTGGGGCACCGACGACGCCAGGCGCAAGGGTGGCGACTACTTCGGAGCGGCGGCCCAGGAGCGCGGGCTGACTCCCCGCTGA
- a CDS encoding NAD-dependent protein deacetylase, whose product MRMRPTLSWTPAEDLPPGTTDLEPVADALSTRGVLVLSGAGISTESGIPDYRGEGGSLSRHTPMTYQDFTADAHARRRYWARSHLGWRTFGRARPNAGHRAVAAFGQHGLLSGVITQNVDGLHQAAGSEDVVELHGTLARVVCLSCGAFSPRRELAQRLEEANPGFAPVAAGINPDGDADLTEEQVGDFRVVPCTVCGGILKPDVVFFGEAVPRQRVEHCRELVRAATSLLVLGSSLTVMSGLRFVRQAAQAGKPVLIVNRDPTRGDQHALTRVSLPLGKALTTVAERLGMPVNSQAPPRP is encoded by the coding sequence ATGCGCATGCGCCCCACCCTGAGCTGGACCCCTGCCGAGGACCTGCCGCCGGGTACCACCGATCTGGAGCCGGTCGCCGATGCGCTGAGCACCCGAGGTGTGCTGGTCCTCAGCGGAGCGGGAATCTCCACGGAGTCGGGCATCCCCGACTACCGGGGTGAGGGGGGCAGTCTGAGCCGGCACACTCCGATGACCTACCAGGACTTCACCGCCGACGCACACGCCCGGCGCAGGTACTGGGCGCGCAGCCACCTCGGCTGGCGCACCTTCGGCCGAGCCCGCCCCAACGCCGGACATCGGGCCGTGGCCGCCTTCGGGCAACACGGCCTGCTCTCGGGTGTCATCACCCAGAACGTGGACGGCCTGCACCAGGCCGCAGGCAGCGAGGACGTCGTGGAACTCCACGGAACCCTGGCCCGGGTCGTCTGTCTCTCCTGCGGCGCCTTCAGCCCGCGCCGCGAACTCGCCCAGCGGCTGGAGGAGGCCAATCCGGGCTTCGCGCCGGTGGCCGCAGGCATCAATCCCGACGGTGACGCCGACCTCACGGAAGAACAGGTCGGAGACTTCCGCGTGGTGCCCTGCACGGTCTGTGGCGGCATCCTCAAACCCGACGTGGTGTTCTTCGGCGAAGCCGTTCCGCGGCAGCGAGTCGAACACTGCCGGGAGCTGGTCCGTGCGGCGACCTCACTGCTGGTCCTGGGCTCCTCGCTGACGGTGATGTCCGGGCTCCGCTTCGTCCGCCAGGCAGCCCAAGCCGGGAAGCCGGTCCTGATCGTCAACCGGGACCCGACCCGGGGCGACCAGCACGCCCTCACCAGGGTTTCCCTCCCGCTGGGGAAAGCGCTCACCACCGTGGCAGAGCGGCTGGGCATGCCCGTCAACAGCCAGGCACCGCCCAGACCGTGA
- a CDS encoding DUF6766 family protein, whose protein sequence is MTPAPEHGEDTAPAGRRARRFLRHNSLGLFFLTSFLLALAGQAVAGRAEFNNQLVSDGMAPLGFGAYLTSSDFAVDVTENWQSEYLQFFLYIFATVWLLQRGSPESKELDKAGTESDRDQMVGPYAKGDSPRWAAATDWRGFVYSRSLGLVMGAVFLLSWLTQSVTGVAAYNEEQLRRLQAPISWTEYLSAADFWSRTLQNWQSELLAVASMAVLAIYLRQRGSPESKPVGASDSATGVEG, encoded by the coding sequence ATGACCCCGGCACCGGAGCACGGCGAGGACACCGCACCGGCCGGGCGTCGTGCGCGTCGCTTCCTCCGCCACAACAGTCTCGGCCTCTTCTTCCTGACCTCGTTCCTGCTGGCACTCGCCGGACAGGCCGTGGCCGGACGCGCGGAGTTCAACAATCAACTCGTGTCGGACGGTATGGCGCCCCTCGGCTTCGGCGCCTACCTCACGTCCTCGGACTTCGCCGTTGACGTCACGGAGAACTGGCAGTCGGAATACCTGCAGTTCTTCCTCTACATCTTCGCCACCGTCTGGCTGCTGCAGCGCGGCTCACCGGAATCCAAGGAACTGGACAAGGCCGGCACCGAGTCCGACAGGGACCAGATGGTGGGCCCGTACGCCAAAGGCGACTCTCCGCGCTGGGCCGCGGCCACGGACTGGCGGGGCTTTGTGTACTCCCGCTCCTTGGGGCTGGTGATGGGCGCCGTCTTCCTGCTGTCGTGGCTGACCCAGTCCGTCACCGGTGTCGCCGCCTACAACGAAGAGCAACTGCGCCGGCTGCAAGCCCCCATCAGCTGGACGGAGTACCTGTCCGCCGCGGACTTCTGGAGCCGCACACTGCAGAACTGGCAGTCCGAACTGCTGGCCGTCGCCTCCATGGCCGTCCTCGCCATCTACCTGAGGCAACGTGGATCACCGGAGTCCAAGCCGGTCGGCGCGTCCGACTCCGCCACCGGCGTCGAGGGCTGA
- a CDS encoding GlsB/YeaQ/YmgE family stress response membrane protein, whose translation MSFLWAIIAGLIIGLLAKLVVPGRQPIPLWLTVVMGILGAVAGNALATAFGVRDTGGIDWIRHIFQIGIAAVLIAFVTPLWARRRA comes from the coding sequence GTGTCGTTCCTCTGGGCGATCATCGCCGGGCTGATCATCGGCCTGCTCGCCAAGCTCGTCGTTCCCGGGCGTCAGCCCATTCCCCTGTGGCTGACGGTCGTCATGGGCATCCTCGGCGCCGTCGCCGGCAACGCGCTCGCCACCGCCTTCGGTGTGCGCGACACCGGCGGTATCGACTGGATCCGCCACATCTTCCAGATCGGCATCGCTGCCGTCCTCATCGCGTTCGTCACCCCGTTGTGGGCCCGACGGCGCGCATGA